In Bacillota bacterium, one genomic interval encodes:
- a CDS encoding class I SAM-dependent methyltransferase produces MVNKSYEQAQQTGLYEKPASLRGKYDNVRRFWEDEVTCLFLQPYLKDIRKHAESAERGVRILDLGCGSGDGYELLTSAADRKAASSEQDNRLLPDNSIETYLGIDINPGLLEQGRAVFRKNERVQFQEGSFSEGLPLAEGEKPFDLYLSTYGTFSHCTDKESIKLLADIADHANQGAIVVSDWLGWQAYEWQNLWTETLAEDQVMQYIISYLTDPEEKENTEFDPFELRLMNKNTIQAIVNNAAQQSNKNLKLLSTFDRSVFIGRHMETGDYYPKPQPIRWVMNSLLEQGLRTDLERAFIKYEPRQGFQATNSYFEQLVRCWNSLVQYVSEIMAGNNVFPPAGPPALQRAAGTMQQLVRATAILDLEDVRANIIEPQLAYQLRGLEAELQQGEGRAHGIVAIMQVV; encoded by the coding sequence ATGGTTAATAAGTCATACGAACAAGCACAGCAAACCGGATTGTACGAAAAACCGGCTAGCTTAAGAGGTAAATATGACAATGTAAGGCGCTTTTGGGAAGATGAAGTAACCTGCCTATTTTTACAGCCTTATCTGAAGGACATTCGCAAGCATGCAGAAAGTGCTGAGCGTGGCGTACGCATCCTTGATCTGGGATGTGGCAGCGGCGATGGGTATGAGTTACTTACATCCGCTGCCGACCGCAAGGCCGCTTCATCCGAACAGGATAACAGATTATTACCTGATAACAGCATAGAGACCTACCTTGGTATTGACATCAATCCCGGCCTGTTGGAACAAGGCCGAGCTGTATTCAGAAAGAATGAAAGAGTCCAATTTCAAGAGGGAAGCTTTTCAGAGGGATTACCCCTTGCTGAAGGAGAGAAACCCTTTGACCTATATTTAAGTACGTACGGTACTTTTTCGCACTGTACTGACAAGGAATCAATAAAGCTTCTGGCAGACATTGCTGATCATGCTAACCAAGGCGCCATCGTTGTTTCCGATTGGTTGGGATGGCAGGCCTATGAATGGCAGAATCTTTGGACAGAAACTCTTGCTGAAGATCAAGTAATGCAATATATAATATCATATCTCACAGATCCGGAGGAAAAGGAAAACACTGAATTTGACCCGTTTGAGCTCCGGCTGATGAATAAAAATACAATTCAAGCTATAGTAAATAATGCTGCCCAACAAAGCAATAAGAATCTTAAACTACTCTCAACTTTTGATCGATCAGTATTTATAGGTCGCCATATGGAAACCGGGGACTATTATCCCAAACCGCAGCCAATACGCTGGGTAATGAATTCTCTCTTAGAACAGGGACTGCGTACTGATCTTGAACGCGCCTTTATCAAATACGAACCGCGGCAAGGCTTCCAAGCAACTAACAGTTATTTTGAACAGCTGGTACGATGCTGGAATAGCCTGGTCCAATATGTATCTGAAATTATGGCAGGAAATAATGTTTTTCCTCCGGCAGGCCCTCCTGCCTTGCAGCGAGCAGCCGGAACCATGCAACAATTGGTTAGAGCAACAGCAATTCTTGACTTAGAGGACGTCCGGGCCAATATAATAGAACCTCAGCTTGCTTACCAACTCAGAGGCTTGGAAGCTGAATTGCAGCAGGGTGAGGGAAGGGCTCACGGAATTGTCGCTATCATGCAAGTTGTATAA